The sequence below is a genomic window from Peptococcaceae bacterium.
TCCATCTTGTTTACCTCCTCCTTCCCATAAAAGAGAGCTAATTTAATTATTGTGCAAAGTCGTTGCCAAATGTCTCTCGGATCCAAACCCATTTTCCTTTTCTTGTTTCGTTTGTCAGTATCGGTCAGACTCCCATCCCTGGCCCCTGAAATCCGCAACCTGCGAACAGCTGACTGGAGCAGGGAAACGGGAGGTCTTTCGCCGAGAAAAGCAGTCCTGAGCAGCCCTTTTACCACGTTTGGTTCAGTATCGTCCAATATCTCCAGCAATTCTTTAATACCATACGGACGCCTGTCCATACCGAAAGCATCTACAAGCTGGATGGCTTTAAAATATTTCATTAAATTCTGTTTAACCCGGCCGGCAGACACGTGCAGCCAGTCCCGCAGTGCAAGCCGGCCTTCCCCATTAGGAGAAAATACCGCCAAATATACTGCGTTTTCTTCCAGATTCAAGGACGCCCTTTCTCCTGACCATGGGCTTTTGAGGAAATCCTCAACCAATTGTTCTGTCGTTTCGACCCGGATTTTCTCTGAAAAATCAAGTGTGCTTAAAAATATATCTGACAAACTGAATTCTGTCTTGCCTGTAGTTACAGTGGCATCTTCCTTTAACCAAAATGTGGCGACTTGGTTTCTCGAGCTATCATAGTTCACCTGGCCTGAAGCTTTTTTATCTAGAAAAAGAGGTATTGAATTGTTTTTTAGTAAAAACTCGAGCGTTTGAGACGCTTTTTCTGCACATGAAAAGCAAATACCCAAAGACGCCCCTTTAGCGGAAACCCGATACGAAACAAAAGCCTCTTTATTGTAACTGGCTATCTGCCGTCTACTCCCCAGCAAATTTACATTGGTCGTTATGTTCGTCAGTGCCTTCGCTTTGGCGCCGCATATACTGCAATAACCCCAAGCCGAGGTACAACCCATTTCTTCAGCTTTTTGTTTCCAAAACGCCTTTGTTTCACATAGTTCATGCAGGTGTTGACCTTTTAAAGACTCTTTTTCATATACAAATGTAATCCAATCCTTGCCGTATATTTTTCGCCCCGCAAATGCTTTTTTTAGTGTTTCATCCGTCAGCCTGCTGCGCAGGAAATCAATTGCTTCCACCAGCAGGGGAGTGGAAAAGTGTGACGATTCAAGCATTTCATCAAGCATTTTCATATATTCCTGATGCTTTTTTTGAGCATTTTTGTCCTGCCCCCCGCCTTTTTGCGTTTCAATTCCCAACACATAGGCGCTTTCGTCAGCAAAAGGATATGCTATAATTCCACTTGTACGTTTTGATGTTAATGCTCTGGCTCTGTTTTCACCGTCATATTCCTTTACATATATGCGGTTTTCGTCAGGGTACAGGTGCACCTCCCACTTAATGCGTTCGGAATACACTGTGTATCCAACCGGGTAAAGTTTTCCTTCCTGTTCCAATTTTTCAGCTTTTTCAACCAATTCCTTTAACATCGATGCCCTCCAATCCGTACAGTTCTTCATATTTACTCTGCGGAACCGTCATGACGCCTTTATCCAGCGTGGCCGTAAAATAGAGCGCTTGTTTATAGCCCGCCCTTTTATGAGCTTTATTATCGCTGTGCTGCAGAAATTCCATCTCCCGGCAGGACTCGCTCGGGCAAAAGGCTAGGTCAAAAAGCATATTGCCTATAGTTAAGCAGTCCGGAATTGGTTTTTCGTTTCCCGAGGCTTTTTCAAATGAAGCCGTACACTCCCTGGTACCCAAATAAGGCTGGTGAAAACACCTGCCATTTTCTATCCTTCGGTTAAACTGTTCCAGGTACTTCTTTTTACAATCCTTTGTACTGCTTTTAAGCCGAATGTCTGCCAGGACCAGATAGGCAACGTCTTTAAGAAACAAGGTGGTCCGCTGTTGCCGCTTGTCTTCAATAAAAAATGTTTTAGAACGAGCGCTCTGCCGGCTGTCAATCTCGTTGCGCAGTAATGAAAATTCTTTAATAGGTTTCAGCACCCAGATCTGACGCACTTCCCAACGTATTTCCGGTTTCCAAAATATCGCTTCCAGGACGCCGCGCGCCGCGCTAGGCGTCATCACCGGATATGTTACCCGTTCGACTTTAAATTCCGGCCTGGTAAAACAGGCTAATTCGCCTTCCAGTTTAACAGCAACATCGCACTTGAAAATTTCATTCTCCAATATGCCTCCCTCCTCTATACTATTAGATCGCTTGGGTCACGCTGAAATCCGCCAATACCTTTTAGGTTATCGTACCCCCCCTCCCAAATATATAGTCCCTTAATAAGTTCGGACATCAGACCATCCTTTATATAGCCTTTTCCTTCCCAGGCAAATACATTTACTATAAATTGTTGAAGTTTTCTCCAGTTGTTCTGGTTTGGACACTTTAACCAAGCCTCCAATGCTTCTTCATACCGGCCATACCTGACCACAACGGGAACCGTCTCCTCCTCTATGAGCCGATAGGCTTTATCTGTTTCGGGGAAGTTCATTTTTTCCCTCTTTTTCTGAATTCTTTTTATATCCATATCGTTGCCCAATGTTTTATAAAGCCTGGAAAAATAAATCTCGTAAATATGCGGCTCTCCTAACACATCTAATGTTTTATATTCTTCAAGAAGCATCCGGGCTTCCTCAATCCCTGCTTTATAAGGTCCCCGGGGATGTCTGCCCTCCTGAAGTTCAAAAAGTACTATCCTTCCCAGCTTGGGCATCCGCCCTTCTCTATTGCACCGCCCGGCTGCCTGTACAATACGATCCAGAGGTCCTATAACTCTATACACGGTTGGAAAATCAAGGTCAACCCCCGCTTCCACTACTTGTGTGCTGATTAGACGCACTTGACGTACTCTCTGCTTGTCCTTCAAACACCTGCGGACTTCTTCCAAAACCTGCCTGCGGTGTGCTCCACACAGCAGTGTCGAAAGATGATAAACGTTTTTCCCTTTGAGTGCATCAACAAGTTCAAGTGCATCTTTGCGGCTGTTCAAAACTACCAGCACTTGGTCATGTTTATGTATTTCCTGGCTCAATTCTTCAATTGTTAATAACCCGGGTAGACGCTGATAGCTTACTCTTTTCAGCTCATTAAAATGTTTTTTGAAATCCGGTACTATTTCTTTTATTTCAATTCCTTGTAATTCTGGCAAGTATTCGCTCTGTAAGGCGGGTTGTGTCGCAGTCGACAGAACTACCGTCGTTTCGTAGTTTTCTACTAAATCGCGCAAAACCTGCAGTGTCGGTTTCAATAAATGAACAGGTAGGCTTTGCGCTTCATCAAGCACAATCACACTTTTGGCCAGGTTATGAATTTTTCTGCACCGGGAAGGACCATTGGCAAAAAGGCTTTCAAACAACTGCACCGTTGTAGTAACAATTAACGGAAAATCCCAGTTTTCTTCCGCCAGTCGGAGATGAATAGTACTCTCATCTTCATCGTCGGATATGATAACCTGGCTGTGGTGTTCCAGTACTGCTCGCTCACCAAGAATATCTCGAAAAATACTTGCGGTCTGATCGATAATGCTCGTATATGGAATGCCAAAAACAATTCTACGCTGGTTATTTGACAGGGCATGTTTTAATGCAAAAGCAAGTGCGCTCCGCGTTTTACCTCCTCCCGTAGGAACAGTCAGACGATAAAACCCGGGAGACCCACCCGCGCTTGCCAAGCAGTTTTCATAGACCTCTCTACGTACCAAATTCACTAATGACGGCTCACTTTGCGAAATTAATTGCATCTGATTGTCTTGTAATGTTTCGTACATCTCTATCAGCGTTGGTTTTGTTTCTTGCCAAAATGAATTGTCCCCCTGAAAATGCTTTTCGGTATCTATCCGGTCAGCATCGATCAACGCCGAAAAAAGCATGCGCACGAGAAGTTCACGCTGTAAATCCGTTAAACCCGAAGGAATGCTGATGTGGGGATATATTTCCACGGTTTCTTTGAATGTCTTGAACATAGCTTCAAGTATTCCTTGTTCACAGTAATTTTCACAAATGTTGGCCTGCAGTCCTCCGTGTTCACCTAAGCCCGAATGATGCCCTGCAACCGGTAAGGCAAGCATGTGTCTACCTTGAAAATTTTCAAATACGCGATAAACAAAAGAGGCGCTCCATGGCGAATGAGGCACTTTTGGATGCTTCATCCCTTCTGTTTGCGCCTTTAAATATTCTTGAAACCCGGGGTGTACTTTTCCTAAGTCGTGAATTATTCCGATTAACCAGGCAAGCTCACTTACTTTCCCATTATAAAAATCTTCCGAAAAACGGCGCATAATTTCGCCAACTCCAAAGAGATGCTGAGAAAGCAGGTGCCATTTACCTTGTTGATTTTTAGAATGAGCATATAATTGATCTGCTGACATAATATTACATATATTCCCCTTGGTTTCCAACAGTATAATATTAACTTTCGACATAAATACATACTATCCTGCAGTATAGCAATAAAAATTCCCAAATTAACCAACATCACCAAATAAAAATCAAAAACCCAGAGCGTTCTTGATCTCTGGGTTTCATCTTTTCACTTCGGCCTCAGGTCGATCACTCTTTTCGATTTGCCTGTTGTCCGCTCAATCGAGTTGGGCGCCACCAGGGTAACCTTGGCGTCCAACCCAATCACCTTCTGCAGCCCTTTTTGGATCTTTTCCTCAATCTTTACTATCTCCCGGTAATTGTCGCTGAACCATTCCGGCCGGATTTCCACCTGGATTTCCAGGGAATCAAGGTAGTTTTTCCTGGTGACAATCATCTGGTAGTGAGGGGTTATGCCCTCTATGTTCAACAGGACGGCTTCCACCTGGGAGGGAAAAACATTCACTCCCTTGATGATCAGCATATCGTCCGTGCGGCCCTTGGTCTTCCTCATCCGGACCGTTGTCCGGCCGCAGCGGCACGGTTCCGGGTTCAGGACGGAGATGTCCCTGGTCCGGTAGCGGACCACGGGAAAAGCCTCCTTGGTGAGGGTGGTAAACACCAGTTCGCCTTCTTCGCCGTAATCGAGGGGTTCCCCCGTGTCCGGGTCAATAACC
It includes:
- the cas8c gene encoding type I-C CRISPR-associated protein Cas8c/Csd1 → MLKELVEKAEKLEQEGKLYPVGYTVYSERIKWEVHLYPDENRIYVKEYDGENRARALTSKRTSGIIAYPFADESAYVLGIETQKGGGQDKNAQKKHQEYMKMLDEMLESSHFSTPLLVEAIDFLRSRLTDETLKKAFAGRKIYGKDWITFVYEKESLKGQHLHELCETKAFWKQKAEEMGCTSAWGYCSICGAKAKALTNITTNVNLLGSRRQIASYNKEAFVSYRVSAKGASLGICFSCAEKASQTLEFLLKNNSIPLFLDKKASGQVNYDSSRNQVATFWLKEDATVTTGKTEFSLSDIFLSTLDFSEKIRVETTEQLVEDFLKSPWSGERASLNLEENAVYLAVFSPNGEGRLALRDWLHVSAGRVKQNLMKYFKAIQLVDAFGMDRRPYGIKELLEILDDTEPNVVKGLLRTAFLGERPPVSLLQSAVRRLRISGARDGSLTDTDKRNKKRKMGLDPRDIWQRLCTIIKLALFYGKEEVNKMDRLDKTRADASYQSGRLLAALEEIQRRAASSKLSSTVVERYYGSASTSPQTVFPMLLSTATKGHMPKIRKNNYGYVELEGLLEEIMTRIDEAGGFPKTLLLSQQGEFALGFYHQRAAINAGKRKNELKRMEVDNNGTLS
- the cas5c gene encoding type I-C CRISPR-associated protein Cas5c, which translates into the protein MENEIFKCDVAVKLEGELACFTRPEFKVERVTYPVMTPSAARGVLEAIFWKPEIRWEVRQIWVLKPIKEFSLLRNEIDSRQSARSKTFFIEDKRQQRTTLFLKDVAYLVLADIRLKSSTKDCKKKYLEQFNRRIENGRCFHQPYLGTRECTASFEKASGNEKPIPDCLTIGNMLFDLAFCPSESCREMEFLQHSDNKAHKRAGYKQALYFTATLDKGVMTVPQSKYEELYGLEGIDVKGIG
- the cas3 gene encoding CRISPR-associated helicase Cas3'; the protein is MSKVNIILLETKGNICNIMSADQLYAHSKNQQGKWHLLSQHLFGVGEIMRRFSEDFYNGKVSELAWLIGIIHDLGKVHPGFQEYLKAQTEGMKHPKVPHSPWSASFVYRVFENFQGRHMLALPVAGHHSGLGEHGGLQANICENYCEQGILEAMFKTFKETVEIYPHISIPSGLTDLQRELLVRMLFSALIDADRIDTEKHFQGDNSFWQETKPTLIEMYETLQDNQMQLISQSEPSLVNLVRREVYENCLASAGGSPGFYRLTVPTGGGKTRSALAFALKHALSNNQRRIVFGIPYTSIIDQTASIFRDILGERAVLEHHSQVIISDDEDESTIHLRLAEENWDFPLIVTTTVQLFESLFANGPSRCRKIHNLAKSVIVLDEAQSLPVHLLKPTLQVLRDLVENYETTVVLSTATQPALQSEYLPELQGIEIKEIVPDFKKHFNELKRVSYQRLPGLLTIEELSQEIHKHDQVLVVLNSRKDALELVDALKGKNVYHLSTLLCGAHRRQVLEEVRRCLKDKQRVRQVRLISTQVVEAGVDLDFPTVYRVIGPLDRIVQAAGRCNREGRMPKLGRIVLFELQEGRHPRGPYKAGIEEARMLLEEYKTLDVLGEPHIYEIYFSRLYKTLGNDMDIKRIQKKREKMNFPETDKAYRLIEEETVPVVVRYGRYEEALEAWLKCPNQNNWRKLQQFIVNVFAWEGKGYIKDGLMSELIKGLYIWEGGYDNLKGIGGFQRDPSDLIV